A single window of Colletotrichum higginsianum IMI 349063 chromosome 8, whole genome shotgun sequence DNA harbors:
- a CDS encoding Sialidase: MSTYVIPPAPCLIHTSPANTVTPSLAADMSFDFIFPSCEPSTPPSFSFDPSLLDLPYHHNPGHNRSRSNGSVYSFVSTAESTPDSVSTRMTTPSRASPPIRQHGPLLLPKIRSQDQAIESPPKRIRTSPKTRVAATRRTSPSAPTSNAAFRPAHSRSFTNPETITWNMPSSFCSQPDNQSTSSLLCSPVIFADDMQARRASTCSLDGSALEKFGFPTYRQMPSYVPSAAPQPTTDAYMFPSYTVRAPSPLSLSTTATPDPTPSTTLLTYLTESNPAPSLVRTISFPLRDPNTKHFWWDVRQIRPWSTFNASSVLSLPGAAALLNCPVPAPLLPTPAQTARHPETEAALHSIYASHYLPKLNAALAVSSNRPMQLSVPATSANAKHSDLLFTASPAGEPASAAQIFGGKPTARVVGLVRSFDRFNTGMRVEGNIKRVEYLRGLAALHHAMREHSCRYGFILTEIELVIVRNGPETVPNFGFLEVTSVQLGAVADDADCEFGEIPLTACLALWGLCMMAGDDAPQGPPARVAHWKTEIGAPAEGTRRKALPRDDWMPKPQLAEKREAKRARGWIMPEDPVGRKELGKRGVRYGAC, from the coding sequence ATGTCCACGTATGTTATTCCCCCTGCACCTTGCCTCATTCACACAAGCCCTGCTAACACGGTAACCCCCAGTCTGGCAGCGGACATGTCGTttgacttcatcttcccCTCGTGCGagccgtcaacgccgccgagcttctcgttcgatccctccctcctcgaccttccCTACCATCACAACCCGGGCCACAACCGCTCCCGTTCCAATGGCTCCGTCTACTCCTTCGTCTCCACTGCCGAGTCCACCCCGGATTCCGTGAGCACCCGCATGACAACACCTTCCCGTGCCTCGCCTCCCATCCGCCAGCACGGTCCCCTCCTGCTCCCCAAGATCCGCTCCCAGGACCAAGCCATCgagtcgccgccgaagcGCATCAGGACTTCGCCCAAGACCCGTGTGGCGGCTACCAGACGGACCAGCCCCTCCGCCCCGACCTCCAACGCCGCCTTCCGCCCGGCTCACTCCCGTAGCTTTACCAACCCGGAGACCATCACTTGGAACATGCCTTCCTCCTTCTGCAGCCAGCCCGACAACCAATCCACCTCCTCTCTGCTTTGCTCGCCAGTCATCTTCGCCGATGATATGCAAGCCCGCCGTGCATCCACCTGCAGCCTTGACGGTTCGGCCCTAGAGAAGTTTGGCTTCCCGACCTACCGCCAAATGCCCTCATACGTACCCTCGGCGGCACCTCAGCCCACCACAGATGCGTACATGTTCCCTTCTTACACCGTACGCGCGCCATCTCCCCTCAGCCTGTCCACCACGGCCACCCCGGACCCGACTCCCAGCACGACGCTCCTGACATACCTCACCGAGTCCAATCCGGCTCCCTCTCTGGTGCGCACAATTTCCTTCCCTCTTCGGgaccccaacaccaagcacTTCTGGTGGGACGTCCGTCAAATCCGCCCCTGGTCCACTTTCAACGCCTCGTCggtcctctccctccccggTGCTGCCGCTCTTCTCAACTGCCCCGTCCCGgcgcccctcctccccacTCCAGCCCAGACGGCTCGCCACCCAGAGACCGAGGCAGCTCTGCACAGCATCTACGCCTCGCATTACCTTCCAAAGCTGAATGCCGCGCTCGCCGTCTCTTCCAACCGGCCGATGCAGCTCTCCGTTCCCGCAACGTCGGCCAACGCCAAGCACTCCGACCTCCTCTTCACGGCCTCCCCAGCCGGCGAGCCCGCTTCCGCGGCACAGATCTTCGGGGGCAAGCCTACGGCCCGCGTCGTCGGTCTCGTCCGCTCATTCGACCGTTTTAACACGGGCATGCGCGTCGAGGGCAACATCAAGCGCGTCGAGTACCtccgcggcctcgccgccctgcaCCACGCCATGCGCGAGCACTCATGCCGCTACGGTTTCATCCTCACCGAGATCgagctcgtcatcgtccgTAACGGACCCGAGACGGTGCCCAACTTTGGCTTCCTCGAGGTCACGTCGgtgcagctcggcgccgttgccgacgacgccgattGCGAGTTCGGCGAGATCCCCCTGACGGCTTGCCTCGCGCTCTGGGGCCTGTGCATGatggccggcgacgacgcgccGCAGGGACCCCCCGCTCGCGTCGCGCACTGGAAAACGGAGATCGGAGCGCCCGCCGAAGGGACGAGGCGCAAGGCGCTGCCGCGGGACGACTGGATGCCCAAGCCGCAGCtggcggagaagagggaggccAAGAGAGCGAGGGGGTGGATCATGCCCGAGGACCCCGTCGGTAGGAAGGAGTTGGGCAAGAGGGGTGTGCGCTACGGCGCTTGCTGA
- a CDS encoding subtilase, translating into MRTWIFTVAYSLATTVVGQQEDKPDEAAVRFAKSYIVEYAAGTIGKRSSLASTDGVKVIKNFDSDVFNGASVETADLNLDGLLSLPDVVGVWPNSPVYLEPSAPVDASLQAASSVVHSVTGVGKLHEEGIFGKGVKVGVVDTGIWYDHDALGGGFGEGFKVAGGYDFVGDQYWPSIGYEREPDSDPLDLLGHGTHVAGIVAGKADDFAGVAPEATLYAYKVMSRQGSTDAATLIESFLKAYDDGVDIITSSIGGSSGWAEEAWAVVASRLVEQGVVVTISAANSGSQGAFYSSSGSSGKNVLAIASADAPSVDAVRASSFTSWGLLNDLSVKPDVTAPGGSIYSTYLDNGWTTMSGTSMSCPYVAGVAALYIGAFGGRSVHGKGFALALHKQIIASARPLGYHDSWYSDLFAPVPQVGNGLVDAVKLLRSNTTLDFKPIALNDTRYFSRYHDITVKNGGSEDVTYHLSAQDAYGVETLLLNRNTQDKQLKTLSQLVPQKLAVEVSLPREFTLKPGESKAVSVNFKNPDTLGWNAAVLPLYSGRIIVSGDNGEELSVPYAGVAGDLRKELAPLFRNGFPYIESGAPAVRGKTSFTFNLTLEVQDFPKIFHNILWGTRELRWDIFGAGWSERQWVYPPVVGDNGYVGSGAYWVGSGQAPFFDPSRWDAEDTLSYPKINQPRSNFNFENWWFGKLANGSQIAVGNYTLRYAALKPFGNPAHSDNWATFTTPIEVLGQY; encoded by the exons ATGAGGACGTGGATCTTTACCGTCGCGTACTCGCTAGCAACGACGGTTGTCGGTCAGCAAGAGGACAAACccgacgaggcggcggtcCGTTTCGCCAAGAGCTACATTGTCGAATATGCCGCC GGCACAATCGGCAAGAGGAGCTCACTCGCCTCGACGGACGGCGTCAAGGTGATCAAGAACTTCGACAGCGACGTCTTCAACGGCGCCAGCGTCGAGACCGCCGACCTGaacctcgacggcctgcttTCCCTCccggacgtcgtcggcgtctggCCGAACAGCCCCGTGTATCTCGAGCCCTCCGCTCCTGTCGACGCCAGCCTCCAggccgcctcgtccgttGTCCACAGCGTCACGGGCGTGGGCAAGCTGCACGAGGAGGGGATCTTCGGCAAAGGCGTCAAGGTCGGTGTTGTCGACACCGGTATCTGGTACGACCACGATGCT CTTGGCGGGGGATTCGGAGAGGGCTTCAAGGTGGCCGGCGGATACGACTTTGTTGGAGACCAAT ATTGGCCTTCCATCGGTTACGAAAGGGAACCGGATTCTGATCCCCTGGATCTGCTGGGCCACGGTACCCACGTCGCCGGTATCGTCGCTGGAAAGGCAGATGA TTTCGCCGGCGTGGCCCCCGAGGCGACCCTCTACGCCTACAAGGTTATGTCCAGACAG GGCTCGACAGATGCTGCGACTCTGATTGAATCTTTTCTCAAGGCATATGATGACGGC GTCGACATCATCACCTCCAGCATCGGTGGCTCCAGCGGTTGGGCCGAGGAAGCCTGGGCTGTAGTCGCGTCCAGACTCGTAGAGCAAGGAGTCGTGGTGACGATATCCGCCGCCAACTCCGGCTCGCAGGGCGCGTTCTACTCCAGCAGCGGCTCCTCCGGTAAGAacgtcctcgccatcgcctcggCTGACGCACCCTCCGTTGACGCCGTCCGCGCATCCTCCTTCACGTCCTGGGGTCTCCTGAACGACCTCAGCGTGAAGCCGGACGTTACGGCCCCCGGTGGCTCCATATACAGCACGTACCTTGACAATGGCTGGACCACGATGAGCGGCACGTCCATGTCATGTCCGtacgtcgccggcgtcgcggccCTCTATATCGGTGCTTTTGGCGGTCGCTCGGTACACGGCAAGGGCTTCGCCTTGGCTCTTCACAAGCAGATCATTGCCAGCGCTCGTCCGCTCGGGTACCATGATTCATGGTACTCGGATCTGTTTGCTCCTGTTCCCCAGGTTGGTAATGGCCTGGTGGACGCGGTCAAGTTGCTCCGTTCGAACACGACCTTGGACTTCAAACCCATCGCCCTGAACGACACCCGCTACTTTAGCAGATACCACGACATCACCGTCAAGAACGGGGGTTCCGAAGATGTGACCTATCACCTTTCGGCGCAGGACGCATATGGAGTCGAGACGTTGCTCCTGAACAGAAACACCCAAGACAAACAGTTGAAAACCCTCAGCCAGCTGGTCCCTCAAAAGTTGGCAGTGGAGGTCAGCCTGCCTCGCGAGTTCACCCTCAAGCCCGGCGAGAGCAAGGCCGTCTC TGTCAACTTCAAGAACCCAGATACTCTCGGGTGGAACGCGGCAGTGCTCCCGCTGTACAGCGGTAGGATCATCGTTTCCGGTGACAATGGCGAAGAGCTCTCGGTACCGTATGCAG GCGTCGCGGGCGATTTGAGAAAAGAGCTGGCCCCTCTGTTTCGAAATGGTTTCCCTTATATCGAGAGTGGTGCTCCGGCAGTCAGAGGCAAGACCTC GTTCACCTTCAACCTTACGCTTGAAGTCCAAGACTTCCCAAAGATCTTCCACAACATCCTCTGGGGCACGCGAGAACTCCGCTGGGAT ATCTTCGGAGCAGGGTGGAGCGAGAGACAATGGGTGTACCCACCGGTTGTCGGTGATAATGGCTACGTTGGATCCGGTGCTTACTGGGTTGGATCCGGACAGGCGCCGTTCTTCGACCCGAGCAGATGGGATGCGGAAGACACGCTGTCCTACCCAAAGATCAACCAGCCGAGAAGCAACTTCAACTTTGAGAACTGGTGGTTCGGCAAGTTGGCGAACGGCAGCCAGATTGCCGTTGGCAACTACAC ACTGAGATACGCTGCCTTGAAGCCCTTTGGTAACCCCGCGCACTCGGACAACTGGGCGACGTTTACCACGCCGATTGAGGTTCTGGGCCAGTATTAG